AGACATTTGATACCGCCAACTATCAGGAGATTCGCACCCCCATATTTGAGCACACTGAGCTGTTTGAGCGCGGTGTAGGGGATACCACAGATATCGTTTCGAAGGAAATGTACACATTTTTGGATCGCGGTGATCGGTCTATCACGCTGCGACCAGAGGGAACGGCGGGCGCTGTCCGTGCGTTTGTGGAAAATAAATTATATGGCACAGGGTCTATCAGCAAGCTGTTTTACATTGGCCCGATGTTCCGGTATGAAAAACCGCAAAAAGGGCGGTTTCGTCAATTTCACCAATACGGCGCTGAAGTGCTCGGAACCGAGGAACCGGCGATTGATGCAGAAGTCATTCAACTGAATTTGACGATTTTACGGCGTCTTGGCCTCAAGGATCTGAAGGTTGAATTGAACAGTGTCGGTTGTCCGGTTTGCCGTCCCAAGCACAAAGCAGAAATGCTTGCGAAATTGGAACCTCGTCGGCATGACCTGTGTAAGGAATGTCAAGAGCGGTTGGACAAGAACCCGCTGCGCATTTTTGATTGCAAAAACGAGTCCTGCCAAGCCATTTTACGCGAAGTGGGTGCCCCGTATATCTCGGACGTCCTGTGTGAAGAGTGCGAAACGCACTTTCAGGCCGTACAAGAATATCTGCGTGCCATGGACGTACCGTTTGTCCTCCAGAAGGACCTCGTTCGCGGGCTGGACTATTACACCCGCACGGCTTGGGAAGTCACGTCGCCCGGATTCACTACCATTGCTGGCGGTGGGCGATACAACGGTTTGGTCGAACAGGTAGGTGGACCGCCAACCCCCGGCATCGGTTTCGGCGGCGGTGTTGAGCGGGCCCTGTGGGTTCTTCAAGAACAAGGTGGATCGCTTGGAGAGGGACATCAGCTCGACGTGTTTGTCGCCGTAGCCGACAAGGACGCTGACCGAACGGCAATGGTCGTCCTCAATTCCATTCGGGGCAGGGGTCTCAAGTCGGATCGGGACTATCAAGGTCGCGGATTGAAATCGCAGTTTAAGTTGGCGGATCGGATGAAGGCGAAGTATGCCGTCATCCTCGGTGAAGCAGAACTGGCTTCGGGGAAGGCGACTGTCAAGGACCTTGAAACTGGTGTGCAGGAACAAATTGGATTCGCTGCACTGGCAGATTATATAGAGCAGCATGTCGCAGAAAAAATGGCTTCAGGGGGAAAACAGGAATGACCACTACTGCATCACGCCTTATTCGGCAGCATCAGGTGATTGAAACACTCGACGCAAACGTTGGCGACGAGGTCGTTTTGGCTGGATGGGTGCATAAACGCCGCGATTTTGGAAGTGTCGTCTTTGTGGATCTTCGCGATAGATCGGGAATCGTACAATTGGTGTTCGATCACGGCCTTGGCACACCAGAGCCGAGCATGGAGGTAGCGAATCGACTTCGCAATGAGTACGTCATCATTGTTCGGGGAACCGTTCGAAACCGTGATGAAAGTGCAATTAACCCGAAGCTCGCGACGGGATCGCTCGAGGTGATTGTGACAGAAGCGGTCATTGAGAATGCCGCGAAGAACCCGCCGTTCTACATTCAGGATGGGATCGATGTGGATGAGACGCTTCGCCTCCGGTATCGCTACCTCGATTTGCGCCGTCCGGAGATGCAGAAGATCATGATGGTTCGCCACCAGGTCATTCGAGCTTTTCGCGCATACTTGGATGAGCATGGATTCGTGGAGATGGAGACGCCAATTCTCACGAAGAGCACGCCGGAAGGAGCACGCGACTATCTGGTCCCGAGTCGGCTGCAGTCGGGTGAATTTTACGCTTTGCCACAGTCTCCGCAAATCTTCAAGCAGTTGCTGATGCTTGCCGGTATGGAGCGGTACTACCAGGTTGCACGCTGTTTCCGTGACGAGGATTTGAGGGCGGATCGGCAACC
This is a stretch of genomic DNA from Alicyclobacillus dauci. It encodes these proteins:
- the hisS gene encoding histidine--tRNA ligase; this encodes MDIQRPRGTADLLPGTVESWQALEETVRETFDTANYQEIRTPIFEHTELFERGVGDTTDIVSKEMYTFLDRGDRSITLRPEGTAGAVRAFVENKLYGTGSISKLFYIGPMFRYEKPQKGRFRQFHQYGAEVLGTEEPAIDAEVIQLNLTILRRLGLKDLKVELNSVGCPVCRPKHKAEMLAKLEPRRHDLCKECQERLDKNPLRIFDCKNESCQAILREVGAPYISDVLCEECETHFQAVQEYLRAMDVPFVLQKDLVRGLDYYTRTAWEVTSPGFTTIAGGGRYNGLVEQVGGPPTPGIGFGGGVERALWVLQEQGGSLGEGHQLDVFVAVADKDADRTAMVVLNSIRGRGLKSDRDYQGRGLKSQFKLADRMKAKYAVILGEAELASGKATVKDLETGVQEQIGFAALADYIEQHVAEKMASGGKQE